In one window of Brassica rapa cultivar Chiifu-401-42 chromosome A07, CAAS_Brap_v3.01, whole genome shotgun sequence DNA:
- the LOC103850177 gene encoding titin isoform X3, whose product MDTVVVITQEPVFTKTSVEEAHAGVLVDHSTMDIDKVNLSTVLAEVVNGSGIQGEPEVAEVVNGSGNKETEDSTHEKEEVMKTITVVEDRKIVKEKESETETDEQGTVFVHEPKNTDDAKIILTDVTLEKGKEDETTQKPEEVSVEKPVIEEGQTESKNSKEQEKDISKAIEEIPIKTDEVTEEKDSKTVETSVNGTEAEHHETVSVEEISRNLGENLVKETAPEQDVETTERVLVEAEKDETETVKDPEIVNNEETTVHDLKENEDTVEAIKNSDEVTGDKEKEDDIIHKEEEVQEILTVVETPTIEIKDTESKASKENEEHEQVLVRDIPQDDTLVLTDETENSSTVQESAILKILETKSDETDAEPGLDLKEEEETVTPSDEVQETINVVIEPPKPSPEQRSKGTEEDEHVLGRNMPQGEAESLVTKEDTEQEKTDKFEVPVDLALKVDREELMDEKKETDQAAGAQILERGLALNESEAEETSVIKHPDVESGELMEKPSLESPSKVSEETRKILDEKIQEKPEEEEEEEVAPHQEDQEEGCYGSETVPVPESIEVKERAQEERMLDLAPLQDEQLSSASPEGETLAESKKIEVVKANEEEEEEVPDKIQSILETVDNEPVKSSEETTVHESISLKDDSDPVEAIKNSDDAEQASHEVTGDREKEEDITIHKAQEMQESLTVVETPTIQGEDIELNASKDIEEHEHVLVRDIPQEETLVPKAETLNTSTVHESSEPSLDLKEQEETVKTVTPSDEVQESVTFMEPPKLSQEQISKDTEEGEHVLGSSMPQVDIIPSDLAVKVDKEEVMDENKEADEVAGRQNMERGLELNESEAELVDQNITDETEKRLVEKPSLESPSEATSKTLDEMIQEKPEAEVAPHQEGQESVSLPESSEVEEKAKEERSLDLTPLKEESCLPTAQDEEETKEQIHKHEEVESDEVTQVSSASPEGETDVEAKQNEETKANEEEEQVADKILRIDESNEVNEEKSAETSVNETEDEHSATVLEEGISKNSEIIVHETASEEIKNSHEVTGDREKEEDIITLKTEETQESQNLLLQEENTESESSKDTIEHAHVLVRDVPQIDTLVTDAEDANTSSTVHKFESNEAEVGQETRKDIEPSFDLKEDKEKEEKETVISSDEVRPSDQVDDDVQTEESVEVKSKETLQVESTEEKHENLLDVLSGDSDKLQTETVLAAKTESQDTTEEIPSELVLKEELKDDKTEVDGTQVMGEQRDLELHEPEAEQIDQTKTDEKLLVESVEKMQTSSLERPSEEEEVTLQQEGSSAYGLEIKEEEQEGEIIVDAVKLANEEQVVEEIQRSLEPIEPEEQEQETVSERTEDEKVKKEEPIVEEDGINSHLTEEAKKGDEETEVSDTQQGETIVNEAEAVDTSTVPEAAVLNTLETKINESEAVHSPIEEETQVTKEDTEPRLDLKEDKEQETVILSDESQGREESDEVKYKEKDAKLLEKMQRPSLESPSELSEETSKTVDEKIEEKQEEEEEVTLHQESEEIVTVPESSELEVQAKEEEEEESCPTNEQKNETEEQLSEEDSTSAHQTPVEEKSDQASAAPLPQEREAEKIDDMKENEEEQVAEAVEPHSSFLEAAKIEEEEKVKETETMGDTGTGSSKLVEEEKLKQGKEILQAEEVPSSETIPQVMAVQLKREDNATTESHEEEATVAQTRDIETSLTDKFSIDQEEEQQANEESPRDEQEKVISAGEGETQTRELEEENMVEKNDNETLTAEKKKEDEDKTVGLDASLTCTKQEEEFENLETPKVEDKSQEVSESKGDETPPSFISELEDKIPNQIKEIHEEEIKEAEVVVDQTSSLVSEQVEEIIHEEEEETKESRKVEAPSGQDLPVEASHAHQTPSTELVSELDDETAKEVEEIHQEETNAHKLQQEEEILPTESVPSESFSETQEERHVSAVTGESVGETKPKESDETSTKVTKVEDTKDTDTQVADIVKGQSLSHAPEDACLEQEKLKDLGTPQPGAVMEDQDSVMNENSSDEFTFSKSMGEAEQGDENSSTLPVVGILKELQTTLEEKERGTNVSHEGDSSGNDLNSINAEPEALEKSLVVEATPASEIIEASMLQDSISRELEVNVEEQLQEEAREILECKEETPADSSLTEVLPGEKIMIPSNQEEGKKQEDVNASTSEKISLQEEEHPRDFEVSEKEHNAEAQETAEEEMNEVLTSEKKITEPLLNVAEKELNEEHVSQAVSDDDTKSSNELDFPSEQIPKDQREEAEETSFEVKKVPEDKNEETIDALITSEKVQLQDQSKDFGLEKPSTDLKYVQEDLDDGHDSVLAHKKDSDLIEEKKEVDYVKRQPEDAIKSTEEKNIMSEKVGQEATKEIYQEECKQTDTATTIKEEIKDEEKETTEDSLNSMKNTDDEIKDYGLDSVLAQNKESGSIEEKKEVDYVKREVDDAIKHGVSTEEKNKMPEKIGQEATKEIYQEECKQTDTVTAIKEDIKEEEKETPENCLNSMKNHDDATEKTQPEIQEIEKLSSVSETQEKTPKQEDEVPAQQKREIADDVSKLENPKIEEEKKQKDGEEPARKSLSDLIQKVKVTDKTEVATTELRIDEEAKAEGEDEDGDEHKDDKTSPDSIVMVEAKDTVNIIKTQKKSHGILSGVGSKVKHSISKVKKALTGKSSHTTKPSSPQ is encoded by the exons ATGGATACTGTAGTAGTCATCACCCAAGAACCAGTGTTTACAAag ACAAGTGTGGAAGAAGCTCATGCAGGAGTACTAGTTGACCACTCAACCATGGACATAGATAAAGTAAACCTGAGTACGGTTCTTGCTGAGGTTGTAAATGGTTCAGGTATTCAGGGGGAACCAGAAGTTGCTGAGGTTGTAAATGGTTCAG GGAATAAAGAAACCGAAGATTCAACACACGAAAAAGAAGAAGTGATGAAGACTATTACCGTTGTAGAAGACAGGAAGATCGtcaaagagaaagaaagtgaGACAGAAACGGATGAACAAGGCACAGTCTTTGTTCATGAACCCAAAAACACAGACGATGCGAAGATAATCTTAACTGATGTGACTTTAGAGAAGGGTAAAGAAGATGAAACTACCCAAAAACCAGAAGAg GTAAGTGTTGAAAAACCGGTGATAGAAGAAGGTCAAACAGAAAGCAAGAACTCAAAAGAACAAGAGAAGGACATCTCTAAG GCCATTGAAGAGATACCGATAAAGACTGATGAAGTAACAGAAGAAAAAGATTCAAAAACTGTTGAGACCTCTGTAAATGGAACAGAGGCTGAGCACCATGAAACCGTTTCAGTAGAAGAAATCTCGAGGAACCTCGGTGAAAACCTTGTCAAAGAAACAGCTCCGGAACAAGATGTTGAAACTACAGAAAGAGTCCTTGTTGAAGCAGAAAAAGATGAAACTGAGACTGTAAAAGACCCTGAGATCGTTAATAATGAAGAAACTACAGTTCATGACCTGAAAGAGAATGAAGACACAGTGGAAGCAATCAAGAACTCAGATGAGGTGACTGGAGACAAAGAAAAGGAAGATGACATCATCCACAAAGAAGAAGAG GTGCAAGAAATTCTTACGGTTGTCGAAACGCCTACAATAGAGATAAAGGACACTGAATCCAAAGCTTCAAAGGAGAATGAGGAACATGAACAAGTGTTGGTGAGAGACATACCACAAGACGATACCCTTGTACTTACAGATGAGACTGAAAATAGTTCAACAGTACAAGAATCTGCAATCTTGAAGATTTTGGAGACGAAGAGTGATGAAACAGATGCAGAACCGGGTCTTGACctgaaagaggaagaagagaccGTCACGCCATCTGATGAG GTGCAAGAAACTATTAACGTAGTAATCGAACCGCCAAAACCCTCACCAGAACAAAGATCCAAAGGTACTGAAGAAGATGAACATGTTTTGGGTAGAAACATGCCACAGGGTGAAGCTGAGTCTCTGGTGACCAAAGAAGACACAGAGCAAGAGAAAACAGACAAGTTTGAAGTTCCAGTAGATCTTGCATTGAAGGTAGATAGAGAGGAACTGATGGATGAGAAGAAAGAGACAGATCAAGCTGCTGGAGCGCAGATTTTGGAGAGAGGTCTAGCATTGAATGAGTCAGAGGCAGAGGAAACCTCCGTTATAAAGCATCCGGATGTAGAATCAGGTGAGCTGATGGAGAAGCCATCTCTTGAGTCTCCTTCTAAAGTATCAGAggaaacaagaaaaatattagatgagaagatccaagaaaaaccagaagaggaagaagaagaagaagtagcaCCACATCAAGAAGACCAAGAGGAAGGTTGTTATGGATCAGAGACAGTTCCAGTACCCGAAAGTATTGAGGTTAAAGAAAGAGCCCAAGAAGAAAGGATGCTTGATCTGGCTCCTTTGCAAGATGAACAACTTTCATCTGCGTCACCTGAAGGTGAGACCCTTGCTGAATCCAAAAAGATTGAAGTAGTAAAAGccaatgaggaagaagaagaagaagtaccAGACAAGATCCAAAGCATTCTTGAGACAGTTGATAACGAACCTGTAAAATCTAGTGAAGAAACTACAGTTCATGAATCTATAAGCTTGAAAGATGATTCAGACCCAGTGGAAGCAATCAAAAACTCAGATGATGCAGAGCAAGCCTCACATGAGGTGACTGGAGACAGAGAAAAGGAAGAGGACATCACCATCCACAAAGCACAAGAG ATGCAAGAAAGTCTTACGGTTGTCGAAACGCCGACAATTCAGGGCGAGGACATTGAATTGAATGCTTCAAAGGATATTGAGGAACATGAACATGTGTTGGTGAGAGACATACCACAAGAGGAGACCCTTGTACCTAAAGCTGAGACTTTAAATACTTCAACAGTACATGAGTCTTCAGAACCAAGTCTTGACCTGAAAGAGCAAGAAGAAACCGTAAAGACTGTCACACCATCTGATGAG gTGCAAGAAAGTGTTACGTTTATGGAACCGCCAAAACTCTCACAAGAACAAATATCTAAAGATACTGAAGAAGGTGAACATGTTTTGGGGAGTAGCATGCCACAGGTTGATATCATTCCATCAGATCTTGCGGTAAAGGTAGATAAAGAGGAGGTTATGGATGAGAATAAAGAGGCAGATGAAGTTGCTGGACGTCAGAATATGGAGAGAGGTCTAGAATTGAATGAGTCAGAGGCAGAGCTTGTTGATCAAAACATAACCGATGAAACAGAGAAAAGGTTGGTTGAGAAGCCATCTCTTGAGTCTCCTTCAGAGGCAACAAGCAAAACCTTAGACGAGATGATCCAAGAAAAACCAGAAGCAGAAGTAGCACCGCATCAAGAAGGTCAAGAGAGCGTTTCACTACCAGAAAGTAGTGAGGTTGAAGAAAAAGCAAAGGAAGAAAGGAGTCTTGATCTCACTCCTTTGAAAGAAGAATCATGCTTGCCAACGGCGCAAgacgaagaagaaacaaaagagcaAATCCACAAGCATGAAGAAGTCGAATCTGATGAAGTTACACAAGTTTCATCTGCATCACCTGAAGGTGAGACTGATGTTGAAGCCAAACAGAATGAAGAAACAAAAGCCAATGAGGAAGAAGAACAAGTAGCAGACAAGATCCTAAGAATAGATGAGAGTAATGAagtaaatgaagaaaaatctgCTGAGACCTCTGTGAATGAAACAGAGGATGAGCACAGTGCAACGGTTTTAGAAGAAGGTATCTCAAAGAACAGTGAGATCATTGTGCATGAAACAGCTTCAGAAGAAATCAAAAACTCACATGAGGTGACTGGAGACAGAGAAAAGGAAGAGGACATCATAACCCTGAAAACAgaagag ACACAAGAAAGTCAGAATCTTCTGTTACAAGAAGAGAACACTGAATCAGAATCTTCAAAGGATACTATTGAACATGCACATGTGCTGGTAAGGGATGTGCCACAGATTGATACTCTTGTAACTGACGCGGAGGATGCAAACACTTCTTCAACTGTCCACAAGTTCGAAAGTAATGAAGCAGAGGTAGGCCAAGAGACAAGAAAAGACATAGAACCGAGTTTTGACCTGAAAGAGGATAAAGAAAAAGAGGAAAAAGAGACAGTCATTTCATCTGATGAG GTGAGACCTTCTGATCAAGTTGATGATGATGTTCAGACAGAAGAATCTGTTGAGGTTAAATCTAAGGAGACCCTTCAAGTCGAAAGCACTGAGGAGAAGCATGAGAATCTTCTTGATGTGCTCTCTGGAGATTCTGACAAACTCCAAACCGAGACAGTCCTAGCAGCCAAGACAGAAAGCCAGGATACAACTGAAGAGATTCCATCAGAACTTGTGTTGAAAGAGGAGCTTAAGGATGACAAGACGGAGGTAGATGGAACTCAAGTTATGGGAGAACAGAGAGACCTAGAACTGCATGAGCCAGAGGCAGAACAAATTGATCAAACCAAAACCGATGAAAAGCTTCTTGTAGAATCAGTTGAGAAGATGCAGACTTCATCTCTGGAGCGTCcttctgaagaagaagaagtaacaCTGCAACAAGAAGGTTCTTCTGCCTATGGATTAGAGATAAAAGAAGAGGAACAGGAAGGTGAGATCATTGTTGATGCCGTAAAGCTAGCAAATGAAGAACAAGTAGTAGAAGAAATCCAGAGAAGTCTTGAGCCTATAGAGCCAGAGGAGCAAGAACAAGAAACTGTTTCTGAGAGGACAGAAGATGAAAAAGTGAAGAAGGAAGAACCTATTGTTGAGGAGGATGGAATAAACAGCCATTTGACTGAAGAGGCAAagaaaggagatgaggagaCAGAAGTGAGCGACACGCAACAAGGTGAGACCATTGTAAATGAAGCTGAGGCTGTAGATACTTCAACAGTCCCAGAAGCTGCAGTATTAAACACATTGGAGACAAAGATCAATGAATCAGAGGCAGTGCATAGCCCAATAGAAGAAGAAACACAAGTGACAAAAGAAGACACAGAACCAAGACTGGACCTGAAAGAGGATAAGGAACAAGAGACAGTCATTTTATCTGATGAGAGCCAGGGAAGAGAAGAGTCTGATGAGGTCAAATACAAGGAGAAGGATGCAAAACTTCTTGAGAAGATGCAGAGGCCATCCCTTGAATCTCCTTCTGAACTGTCAGAGGAAACAAGCAAAACTGTtgatgagaagattgaagaaaaacaagaagaagaagaagaagtaactCTGCATCAAGAAAGTGAAGAGATAGTAACAGTTCCAGAAAGTAGTGAGCTTGAAGTACAAgccaaggaagaagaagaagaagaatcatgcCCAACAAATGAGCAAAAAAATGAAACGGAAGAGCAACTGAGTGAAGAAGATAGTACTAGTGCACATCAGACTCCTGTGGAAGAAAAATCTGATCAAGCTTCAGCTGCACCACTTCCACAGGAACGGGAAGCCGAAAAGATTGACGACATGAAAGAAAATGAGGAAGAACAAGTAGCAGAGGCTGTTGAACCTCATAGTTCATTTCTAGAAGCTGCgaagatagaagaagaagaaaaagtgaAGGAGACAGAAACGATGGGAGATACGGGAACAGGATCCTCTAAACTGGTTGAAGAGGAGAAGCTGAAGCAAGGAAAAGAGATACTTCAAGCAGAAGAAGTTCCTTCTAGTGAAACAATTCCACAAGTGATGGCGGTTCAACTAAAAAGAGAAGATAATGCAACAACAGAAAGCCATGAGGAAGAAGCAACGGTTGCACAGACAAGAGATATTGAAACTTCTTTGACTGATAAATTCTCTATAGATCAGGAGGAGGAGCAACAAGCCAACGAGGAAAGCCCCAGAGATGAGCAGGAGAAGGTAATTTCAGCAGGGGAAGGAGAAACACAAACAAGAGAGCTTGAAGAAGAAAATATGGTTGAGAAGAATGATAATGAGACTCTAACTgcagagaaaaagaaagaag atgaagacaAAACAGTGGGTTTAGATGCTTCATTGACATGCACTAAGCAAGAAGAAGAGTTTGAGAATCTTGAAACCCCAAAGGTAGAGGACAAGAGCCAGGAAGTTTCCGAATCTAAGGGTGATGAGACTCCTCCATCCTTTATTTCAGAACTAGAAGACAAAATTCCAAACCAAATTAAGGAGATTCATGAAGAAGAAATAAAGGAAGCTGAAGTTGTGGTTGATCAAACTTCATCCTTAGTTTCAGAACAAGTTGAAGAGATTattcatgaagaagaagaagaaacaaaggaaTCACGCAAGGTAGAAGCTCCGAGTGGTCAGGATCTTCCAGTTGAAGCATCACATGCACATCAGACTCCATCCACTGAACTAGTTTCAGAACTTGATGATGAAACTGCAAAGGAGGTTGAGGAGATTCATCAAGAAGAAACAAATGCTCATAAGTtacaacaagaagaagaaatccTCCCTACTGAAAGTGTTCCAAGTGAATCATTCAGTGAAACACAGGAGGAACGGCATGTTTCTGCAGTAACAGGAGAGAGTGTGGgagaaacaaaaccaaaagaatcagaTGAGACTTCAACTAAAGTCACAAAGGTAGAAGATACAAAGGATACTGATACCCAAGTGGCTGATATAGTGAAAGGACAAAGCTTATCACATGCTCCTGAAGATGCATGCCTGGAGCAGGAAAAGTTGAAGGATCTTGGAACTCCACAACCCGGTGCAGTTATGGAAGATCAAGATTCTGTAATGAACGAAAATAGCTCAGATGAATTTACTTTCTCAAAGTCAATGGGAGAGGCAGAGCAGGGAGATGAAAATAGCTCAACTCTTCCAGTTGTTGGAATCTTGAAAGAACTCCAGACTACATTGGAGGAGAAGGAGAGAGGAACCAATGTTTCTCATGAGGGTGACTCAAGTGGGAATGATTTGAATTCAATCAATGCCGAACCAGAAGCCCTGGAGAAGAGTCTTGTCGTGGAGGCAACTCCAGCTTCTGAGATAATAGAAGCAAGCATGTTACAAGACAGCATAAGCAGGGAGCTTGAAGTCAATGTAGAAGAGCAACTACAAGAAGAAGCTAGAGAGATTCTAGAGTGTAAGGAAGAAACTCCAGCTGATTCGTCACTCACAGAAGTGTTACCTGGTGAGAAAATTATGATTCCATCAAATCAAGAAGAAGGAAAGAAACAAGAAGACGTAAATGCTTCAACATCAGAGAAGATTAGCCTACAAGAAGAAGAGCATCCCAGAGATTTTGAAGTCTCTGAGAAGGAGCACAACGCAGAGGCTCAAGAAACTGCTGAAGAAGAGATGAACGAGGTATTAACATCAGAGAAGAAAATCACAGAGCCTCTTCTGAATGTAGCTGAGAAAGAATTAAATGAAGAACATGTTTCTCAAGCCGTATCAGATGATGATACAAAGAGCAGTAATGAGTTGGATTTTCCTTCAGAACAAATACCAAAGGATCAAAGAGAAGAGGCTGAAGAAACCtcatttgaagtcaagaaggtacCAGAAGACAAAAACGAGGAAACTATTGATGCTTTGATCACAAGCGAAAAAGTGCAACTGCAAGATCAGTCCAAGGACTTTGGCCTAGAGAAACCGTCGACTGATCTCAAATATGTCCAGGAAGATCTTGACGATGGCCATGATTCAGTTTTAGCACATAAGAAAGATTCAGACTTAATAGAGGAGAAGAAGGAGGTTGATTATGTGAAGAGACAGCCGGAAGATGCAATCAAATCCACAGAAGAG AAGAACATCATGTCTGAAAAAGTTGGCCAAGAAGCAACAAAGGAGATCTATCAAGAGGAGTGCAAGCAAACAGATACTGCAACTACTATCAAGGAAGAGATCAAAGACGAAGAG AAGGAGACAACAGAGGATAGTTTGAACAGTATGAAGAACACCGATGATGAAATTAAAGATTATGGCCTTGATTCAGTTCTAGCACAAAATAAAGAATCAGGCtcaatagaagagaagaaggaggTTGATTATGTGAAGAGAGAGGTTGATGATGCAATTAAACATGGAGTTTCCACAGAAGAG AAGAACAAGATGCCTGAAAAAATTGGCCAGGAAGCAACAAAAGAGATCTATCAAGAGGAGTGCAAGCAAACAGATACTGTAACTGCTATCAAGGAAGATATCAAAGAAGAAGAG AAGGAAACACCAGAGAATTGTTTGAACAGTATGAAGAACCACGATGATGCGACAGAGAAAACTCAACCAGAGATTCAAGAGATTGAGAAACTGTCTTCTGTCAGCGAAACACAAGAAAAAACACCAAAA caagAAGATGAAGTTCCAGCCCAACAGAAAAGGGAAATAGCTGATGATGTTTCAAAGCTAGAGAATCCAAAGattgaagaagagaagaagcaaAAAGATGGAGAAGAACCAGCTAGGAAGTCACTATCAGACCTCATCCAAAAAGTGAAAGTAACAGACAAGACCGAAGTTGCAACAACAGAACTTCGTATCGACGAAGAGGCTAAGGCAGAGGGAGAAGATGAGGATGGAGATGAACATAAAGATGATAAAACAAGTCCAGATTCCATTGTGATGGTTGAAGCTAAAGATACAGTTAACATCATCAAAACGCAAAAGAAATCACATGGCATTCTCTCTGGTGTTGGCTCAAAGGTCaaacattcaatttcaaaggtGAAGAAAGCACTCACTGGGAAATCTTCTCACACAACAAAGCCTTCATCACCACAGTGA